Part of the Lampris incognitus isolate fLamInc1 chromosome 1, fLamInc1.hap2, whole genome shotgun sequence genome is shown below.
atctgaaatccaactatgtatgtaggcctaacgttgtgtgtaaaacaattttcaattttagtctgtgggttagggtaacgttaggcctatagtctaagttacttatctgaacttgtgaaacactcgtttacacatctgatttcaagtggacagatatctgtataacatgtaacgtcagatccaagtgtgaacaaccaccacttatcaattaagctagaagtcaaccctactaacgttaacattgtttttccagaatgagtgtgttaggagagaaagatgctcttcttgtaaaacaagtggatgcaggcatcaaatgctgctggaattggtcgtggcttaaactagaagggaaaataagagtgaaagaacaagagctctcattccatctgtcagatgtcttccggaagatcaataaacaaggattcgcatggtgcattctctgccaaaaagatataaactacacccatacacatgttgttagtattcctatcttgttttgccactattaccctatattaaagctgcgctcttgcgcatttcatgagagaagttgtcagtctcgtttcttatatagcataatgtgaacatatacatactgttttttaattatgcttgatttttctctcaaagtgcaccagattgatgcatttaaatataaaatgttcaaaattttcttccgggggagcatgcccctggacccccctagagggtcatatccttctcacctttttcacccctgacccgTTTTCATGCCTGGTTTAGAGATGCCCCTGGCTTAACAAATTTAATAACCCATGATGTAGACACTGTTGAGGCAACCCCCATTAAACAACATCCGTACTGGATTAACCCACGAAAATGGGCTCAGGTGAAACCAGAGTTGCTCTACATGGAAGGAATTAGTGTGATCGAACAAGGCTCAAGTGAATGGAGTTCTGTTCCCAAGCCCGATTTAACTGCATCCTTGCATTGATTACCGAAAGGTAAATAATGTAACCAAAACAGATGCATATCCTATACCCAGGCTGGAGGATTGTATTGATAAGATTGGCAATGCACAGTACGTGTCAAACTTTGACTTGGGCTGCTGGCAAGTCCTGTTGACAGAAAGGGCAAAAGATGTGTCTGCATTTGTGACGCAGGAGAGTTTGTATCGCTGTCAAGTTCTCCTGTTTGGCATGAAAAACATGCCAGCAACCGTTCAGAGGTTAATGAATTTGGTAACCTTCAGATTGCAGAACACTGTCACATATCTAGATGATGTGGTTTGCTATAGCACTTCACGGTCTGATCACATGGAACACATGAGACAGCTGTTTGAACATCTTAAGCAAGCGGGGTTGGTAATCAACTTGCCCAAATGGGAGATTGGAAAGAGGGCACGTCACATATTTGGGGCACCAGGTGGGTCAAGTTTCAGTGAGAccaaggactgccaaggtgcaagcCATTTTAGACCTGCCTGTTCCGAAAACAAAACACCAGCTAATGCgccttttgggcatgtgtggcttTTATAGGTGGTTTGTTCCCGACTTCACAGCTGTGACAACACCACTCACAAACCTGTTGAAGAAGGTAGTTAAGTTTTGCTGGTCAGCGGATTGTCAGACAGTTCTGGAAATGGTTAAAGCTATTCTAGCTAGTGCTGCTTGCTCCAGATTTCTCTGTCCCATTCAagcttgcagtggatgcttgtgatGTTGGAGTGGGGGCAGTGCTGCTACAGACTGATGTGTCAGGAATAGTCAGGCCTGTTGCAAACTGAACCACCATCAGAAGCGATATTTCACTATTGAGAAGGAGGCCCTGGCTCTTGTCCTAGCAGTCCAACACTTTGAGGTGTACGTCTCTAGTGCTAGAGCTGATCTGGTAATCCTCACTGATCACAACCCACTTACGTTCCTCTCAAAGTTCAAAACATCCAGTTAGAGTGTTCCGTTGAAGTTTAATTTTACAACCATATAACATGACCATGGTGCATTTGCCAGGCAGAGAAAATGAAATGACAGGAAATTATTTTTGTGATGTTTATTTCTTGTGGTATGTGTTCTATCATAATGTGTATTAATGTCACCAAAATCCcttatttgttgttttgtttcaaaGTTTATTATTCTTGGTATTGGGAGTACTGTATTAGTTTACGTTTTTCtgctgatttttttgttttttttgttcgtgCCCTTACTGTGACTGTGGGCGGATGTGTTGCGCTGTTTCcggtctctccatccatccatccatccattatccaaactgcttatcctgctgtcagggtcgtagggatgctggagcctatcccagcagtcattgggtggcaggcagggagacaccctggacaggccgccaggctgtcacagagctcacacacacacacacacacttgtgaaattattatattatcaaatcaatcaaattgtaaagtccacttttttaatTATCATAATGTTGGCAATTGGTGATGAAATTATGCCCAACAATGTACCCTATTGTGTCCAATCAATACAGATATAATTCTTAGCTGATTTGAGCTAATGGTTAGTTGGGCCATTTTCTTTGAATTGGAGTTATATAAAGTCCAATTAATACAATCTAAAAATAAAAGAGCGTTATTATATTATCGGAGTGACTCGTCAGTCTGAATTGAACTTGGCTGCGGGAGGTATGTATTTAAATCAGCATGATTATAAACTGAAAAATTAAGTTTTGATGTCGATTTAAGGGCACAAGTCATCACGATATCATTAAAGTAGATGAACCGTTTAGTTTTTCCATTGTGCATTTTACTTTTAAAGTgagttttcatttcatttcactatTCTTTATTCCACTCATgataatgcacagctccagaaagaaacaagcaattcgtgatcaaacacaactcaatttacacattccatgattgaaaaggagcagggagaagaaaatcttattttgcgtggcccttactcaaacataaataaacaacagaatagatggtctgtccatcagttactcaacaactaatacttacagcaacatgagaaattaaaaagaatcaaaaagccatacacaatacttcaccatcaactgaaaacccattacgtgataactccatattgtctaattattctttccttatacattttcttgaactgaaagatatttatacaacccCTTAGATCCTTCTCTAAAGACTTCCACGGTTTGACAccacatactgaaatacacatctgctttaagATTGTATGTGCAcactgatgtttaaaattaatTTTGCTTCTATggtcctcgtcctctgaactaaaaacaaataatttttgtaaatcttctgataatactctgctttttgccctgtacataactaacaatgtctgtaactcaactaaatctttGTTTCATCaatcctgacttaataaacagtcggttggtgtgttctcttggatccactttatTAATAATGCTTACTGCTCTTTTCCTTAATATAACCAATGGCTTTAGGTTGCTCCTGTACATATTGCCCCACATTTCCACAGTAACtgaaatatggcaaaataagtgaGCAGTACAGAATTCACATTACCTTGTAATCTTAACAcatactttgctttgttcaaagcagaaatattcttagacacctttgtttttacatatgctgtgtgaaagttccatgtcagtttgtcatccattGTTACACCCAAAAATCTAAACTCGGATACTCTTTCAATATCAAGTCCATCTGtagacagtaaaacattttcatcctttttctgtttagcaaaatCCATAAACATAAGTCTTGTTCAAATGTAATGATAACTTATTTTCACCAAACCATTTTTTCAGTTTGACCATTTTATTTACAATGCTTTCCACTAAACTTTTTAAATCATCTGCTGAACTAAAAAaattagtgtcatctgcaaacaaaacaaactgcaatATAATTGACACTTCAAATATTTCATTtatatataaaatgaaaagtttcAGCCCCAACAACGAGCCTTGTGGGACTTCACATTCAAACTTCATGCACTCAGATGTATTGCCAGTAAACTGTACAAACTGTTTTCTGTTATTTAAATAACTGCTTAACCAAGTTAAAACTATTCCTCTCACATAAGAAATTAATGTTATGATCTATTGTGCCGAATGACTAGCTAGTCACGTTTTTCCTGTGTGGGCGTCTGCCATTTTATCTTCTTGTGGGAAGGAGGCATGCTTAAGCTTTGTCTTTTTCTTGTTAGGTGTGAAGATAAAAATTTGCATATTGACAGCGTAGTTCCCTCTCTGAACTCAGAATAGGTGGGTGTATGTGCTGTACTCCCATTACCACGTTCAGCTAATGTATTACTTATTTCATCCTGTTAAAGTAGGTTTGCCTTAAAGTCAGTTGTGTTATTAATAATATAATCGGGTATCATGTTATTAGAGATAAAGTAATAACATTTGTTATTCAtttatattttattgtattttattattattatttattattattatttgtattttattgtgttttatttttattattgtattttattttatttgtcctCGTTGTCCTTGGATTCACTGGATGACTCCCGTGTTTTCTGAGATGTCTGTGCTGAATCCTCCTCTTCAGAGTCTGAACTGCTCTGGATTACTGCAGTGTTGTTTGACAGCCCGGGTTGCGTGGCAGAGGTGGCTACTGCTCCTCGTCAGCCTCTCCTCTTCCTCAAAATCATCATCAGATGCCTCAGGTAGTTTTATCTTGTTGAAGGCTGCCCtggctgtctttcttttcagCAACCCCCGACCCACAATTTCCTTTTTTGTCcccttcctcttcttcatcaGAGCCCTGGGATGTTGATCCATCAGTTACCAAAATGATGTCTCCCTACAAGAGGGCCTGCTGCTGTGACTGTTCATTTGAGCTTGACCCTCCCTCTTTTTTTTGTCTATAACAAAACTATTCGTGGTCAACTGGATAGTCCTGCGGCCCTTTGCCCTGCTAGAGTAACAAAGAAATGAGGAGTGGGATGACCTCTTCTTCACTGTCTTCCCCCTCACTAGAGTAtccatcctcctcttcttcactgtCACTCTCAGCAACTTTTTTGCTCTTCTTGGTCCCATTATAGCATGTTGCTCTTGCTTTCCTCCTGGGCTCTTTGCTTCGATGCTGCCTTAAGGATCCTGGTCGTTTCTCCTCAGACTCACTCAATGGCCCCTCAGTATTACTCTCAGACTCTGGTGTTGATGAAGCAGCTTTGGAGTCTGACAAGTCCTTGGAGGAGGTGTGACCTGAGAGTCTGCTTCTGCTCCTCTTGGCTTTTTCAGGTGGGCACACTTTGGTTGAGGTAGATTTGGTCACTGACATGGACTCGACTTTTTCCTGAGTTTTGACAGCAGCCCttttttgacttgtgttgttggtgttgggAGGCAGGGGTGCCACCTGCTGTATTTTCTTTCGGAACCTCTGGCTACAGCGGAGCCAATCACTGCTCTTAACAGCGCTTTTGTACTCTGATATGATTGTTCTTATTTGGTCTTCAAAGAAGGCAGAGAATTGCAAGGTCATGCTGTAAATCTTGGAGCATTTGTTGGGAGTGTAGGCTTTAGCATTGTTGAATATCAGCTGGGTGTCTTTGCAGAACTCAATAGGGTTCTCGTAGTGGTCATCCTCAATGGTCCTCTGCGCAGTGCCAAAGTCCATTGGGGTGTCAATGATATCAAAGTAATCTGGATAGTTCTCTGGATCCGCAGGATGCCTGAATGGTTCAGAATCCTCACAATCCAGGATGTAGTTCAGCAGACTCCTGCACTGCTCCTTCCAAGCATCTGTCTAGCACCACCTCCATGGAGCGCTGACATAGTCTGTGTGTGGAGGAGGTGCCTGGTGTCTGTacctcatcatcatcttcatcatcatcaattTCTTCTACTGCATTGTAAGTCTCCATGATGACTGTGCAGTTTGGGTCATTAACAAACTTTTGGAGGACATTGGTGATAATTTTTGCTGAATGGGCAATCTTGCTTCTTGGCTCATTAAAGGTGCGGGCATTGCGGGTGATGTACTTGGCATCCCATATCAATGCTGACGAGTGCCTGTAGAACCTGTGACTTAGTCTGAGCTTGATGGTGGCCAGGTCAGCGGGGTAGCCAATCACGGTGCAGTAGGTTGGGTACTGGACTGTGTCCATATTGCCAGCGAATGGAGCTGCAATCTCGACAGTGACGAGTTGGTCAATGCCAGCAATGATGTGTTCACACTCTTCATCTCTGCTCCTCTACCCCCACTCCCCTGGCAGAGGCTTTTACATTAGCTCACTTATTTCACCTGGAGTCACTGGAATGCACCCTCCTTCTGTCTCCAGATCAAAAACAGAGAGGGAAGGTTTGAAAGTTAAACCAGAATCCTGGTGTCTTTAGAAAGCTCAAACCCGCAGACTGGACTGATGATGACTGTGACTCCACCTTCTTCAGCCTCAAGGAGAAGCTTTTGAACTGTGCAGTCCTCACTCAGCCAGACTTCTCTAAACCACTGATCCTATCCATCGACTCTTCTCTTGATGGCCTCGGGGCAGTTTTGTCACAGATATCAGAAGGGAAGACCAAAGCACGTCAAATCACTTTGGTGAGCAAGACCCTCAATAGCTCACAAAAGAGGTATCCTGCCCATCGTCTGGAATTTCTAGTGCTCAAGTGGAGTATTTGTGAAAAATTTAGTCATTGGTTTAAGGGTCACTCTTTCACAGTGTGGACTGACAATAATTCATTAACCTATGTAATGACGAACCAAAACTTGATGCTTGTGAACAGTGGTGGGCGGCCAGGCTGTCCCCATACACATTCAATCTTAAACATATCCCGGGGGCGAAAAATATTGTGGCAGATGCCATATGTAGCAACCCTTTTGC
Proteins encoded:
- the LOC130109348 gene encoding LOW QUALITY PROTEIN: bromodomain and WD repeat-containing protein 1-like (The sequence of the model RefSeq protein was modified relative to this genomic sequence to represent the inferred CDS: substituted 2 bases at 2 genomic stop codons), with product MSGLESALEPGKSITEGGCIPVTPGEISELMXKPLPGEWGXRSRDEECEHIIAGIDQLVTVEIAAPFAGNMDTVQYPTYCTVIGYPADLATIKLRLSHRFYRHSSALIWDAKYITRNARTFNEPRSKIAHSAKIITNVLQKFVNDPNCTVIMETYNAVEEIDDDEDDDEVQTPGTSSTHRLYYFDIIDTPMDFGTAQRTIEDDHYENPIEFCKDTQLIFNNAKAYTPNKCSKIYSMTLQFSAFFEDQIRTIISEYKSAVKSSDWLRCSQRFRKKIQQVAPLPPNTNNTSQKRAAVKTQEKVESMSVTKSTSTKVCPPEKAKRSRSRLSGHTSSKDLSDSKAASSTPESESNTEGPLSESEEKRPGSLRQHRSKEPRRKARATCYNGTKKSKKVAESDSEEEEDGYSSEGEDSEEEVIPLLISLLL